The following proteins are encoded in a genomic region of Paenibacillus sp. FSL R7-0273:
- the cysK gene encoding cysteine synthase A: MAKVVNSVTDLIGGTPLVRLNRLAQEGSAEIYLKLEYQNPGSSVKDRIALSIVEEAEKEGLLKPGGTIVEATSGNTGIGLALVAAAKGYKAIIVMPETMSLERRNLLRAYGAELVLTPGSEGMNGAVKKAEQILAENPDYFLADQFKNKANLKIHLETTGPEIVEAIESIGGPLDAFVAGIGTGGTISGAGEVLKKQYPGVKVYAVEPAASPILAGGKPGPHKIQGIGANFIPEILNQNVYDEIIHVENDEAFETARRVAKEEGVLSGISSGAAVFAALKVAKELGAGKKVVVVIPSNGERYLSTPLYNFEV, translated from the coding sequence ATGGCTAAAGTCGTTAACAGTGTAACAGATCTGATCGGTGGCACCCCGCTCGTCCGTCTGAACCGCCTTGCTCAGGAAGGTTCAGCAGAGATCTATTTGAAGCTGGAATACCAGAACCCGGGCTCCAGCGTTAAGGACCGCATTGCCCTCAGCATCGTTGAAGAGGCTGAGAAGGAAGGGCTGCTTAAGCCGGGCGGCACGATCGTGGAAGCTACAAGCGGTAACACCGGTATAGGTCTTGCGCTGGTTGCTGCTGCCAAAGGCTATAAAGCGATCATTGTTATGCCTGAAACGATGAGCCTTGAGCGCCGGAACCTGCTTCGTGCCTATGGTGCTGAACTCGTACTGACTCCGGGCTCCGAAGGGATGAACGGCGCAGTTAAGAAAGCCGAGCAGATCCTGGCCGAGAATCCGGATTACTTCCTTGCAGACCAGTTTAAGAATAAAGCCAATCTTAAGATTCACCTTGAAACTACAGGTCCTGAAATTGTAGAAGCAATCGAATCCATCGGCGGGCCTCTGGATGCCTTCGTTGCAGGTATCGGTACAGGCGGAACAATTTCCGGTGCCGGCGAAGTGCTGAAGAAACAATATCCTGGAGTGAAGGTTTATGCTGTAGAACCAGCAGCCTCTCCGATTCTGGCCGGCGGCAAGCCCGGTCCACACAAAATTCAGGGTATTGGTGCTAACTTCATTCCTGAGATCCTCAACCAGAACGTTTATGATGAGATCATTCATGTTGAGAACGACGAAGCATTCGAAACAGCGCGCCGTGTAGCTAAAGAAGAAGGCGTACTGTCCGGTATTTCCTCCGGTGCTGCTGTTTTCGCGGCGCTGAAGGTTGCCAAGGAGCTTGGCGCAGGCAAGAAAGTGGTTGTTGTCATTCCAAGTAACGGCGAGCGTTACCTGAGCACTCCACTCTATAACTTCGAAGTTTAA
- a CDS encoding aminotransferase class IV codes for MKYIGLNHTAVEAKDAVVSALDHGFLYGMGLFETFRTYGGVPFLLQQHLERLADGCRQLGIPFEADEASLSKWITQVMEANGLEEAYIRYTVTAGEDILGLPAGEYRQPNHLLYIKELPKLDPALYLEGKGLQLLNTPRNTPEGPVRLKSLHYMNNILAKRELAGYPSAAGGAEGLMLTGQGYIAEGIVSNIFYIKDDVLYTPDIKAGILPGITREMVLRLAPEAGLQAEQGFYRWEQLLAADEIFLTNSIQEIVPVTMLWQGNEPFQAGKGFCGRHTAGLIRLYRERTEALR; via the coding sequence ATGAAATATATAGGATTAAACCATACAGCAGTTGAAGCCAAAGACGCCGTGGTGTCCGCTCTGGATCACGGCTTTTTGTACGGCATGGGTCTGTTTGAAACCTTCCGCACCTACGGCGGAGTTCCTTTTTTGCTGCAGCAGCATTTAGAGAGACTCGCTGACGGCTGCAGACAGCTGGGCATTCCCTTTGAGGCGGATGAAGCATCTCTCAGCAAATGGATTACGCAAGTGATGGAGGCTAACGGGCTGGAGGAAGCATATATCCGTTATACCGTTACTGCGGGAGAGGATATACTGGGGCTTCCGGCGGGAGAGTACCGCCAGCCTAATCATCTGCTGTACATCAAGGAGCTGCCAAAGCTGGATCCGGCGCTATACCTGGAAGGCAAAGGGCTGCAATTACTGAACACACCGCGCAATACACCGGAAGGTCCGGTAAGGCTGAAGTCACTGCATTACATGAATAATATTCTGGCTAAGCGTGAGCTTGCCGGATATCCCTCAGCGGCCGGGGGAGCAGAGGGACTGATGCTGACCGGCCAAGGCTATATTGCCGAAGGAATAGTCAGCAACATCTTTTACATCAAAGATGATGTACTCTATACCCCTGATATCAAGGCAGGAATTCTGCCGGGAATTACCCGGGAAATGGTGCTCAGGCTGGCTCCGGAAGCCGGCCTGCAGGCAGAGCAGGGCTTCTACCGCTGGGAGCAGCTGCTGGCGGCCGATGAGATATTTTTGACGAACTCCATACAGGAGATTGTCCCGGTAACCATGCTTTGGCAGGGCAATGAGCCTTTTCAAGCAGGTAAAGGGTTCTGCGGAAGGCATACCGCCGGACTGATCCGGTTATACAGAGAAAGGACGGAAGCGCTGAGATGA
- the folP gene encoding dihydropteroate synthase, with amino-acid sequence MKPVIYKRTYHFSHSTLTLGSRTLIMGILNVTPDSFSDGGLWTDPERAVAYALQMAAEGADIIDIGGESTRPGHEPVNLQEELGRVLPVIESIHRAAPQLILSIDTYKAEVARQAVQAGAHIINDVWGAKADPGMAQAAAEAGCPIILMHNRHDRSYTDLQADMSADLQGSIELALAAGVKPENIILDPGIGFAKDYTENLQAMMALDSLTGMGYPVLLATSRKKFIRTVLDLPADDVVEGTAATVAFGIAQGCQIVRVHDVASIRRTVQMCDAMLYSSPLLVRE; translated from the coding sequence ATGAAACCTGTCATATATAAGCGGACCTATCATTTTTCACACAGCACCCTGACCCTGGGCAGCCGTACATTAATTATGGGTATCCTGAATGTAACGCCTGACTCCTTCTCTGACGGGGGATTGTGGACAGATCCTGAACGGGCAGTAGCGTACGCGCTGCAAATGGCTGCAGAAGGTGCAGATATTATTGATATAGGCGGTGAATCCACGCGGCCGGGGCATGAGCCTGTGAATTTGCAGGAGGAGCTGGGCCGGGTACTTCCGGTAATTGAGAGTATCCACCGTGCAGCCCCGCAGCTGATCCTTTCTATAGATACCTATAAGGCGGAGGTTGCCCGTCAGGCTGTTCAGGCGGGAGCACACATCATCAATGATGTATGGGGGGCAAAAGCAGACCCGGGTATGGCACAAGCAGCTGCTGAAGCGGGCTGTCCGATTATTCTGATGCATAACCGTCATGACCGCAGCTATACGGATCTGCAGGCCGATATGTCCGCTGATCTTCAGGGCAGCATTGAGCTGGCATTAGCGGCAGGCGTCAAGCCGGAGAATATCATTCTTGATCCGGGGATCGGTTTTGCCAAGGATTACACTGAGAATCTGCAGGCAATGATGGCGCTGGACAGTCTCACCGGGATGGGTTATCCGGTACTGCTGGCAACCTCGCGCAAAAAATTCATCCGTACCGTACTGGATCTTCCGGCTGATGATGTAGTAGAGGGGACTGCTGCGACAGTGGCCTTTGGAATTGCTCAGGGCTGTCAGATCGTGCGGGTGCATGATGTGGCCAGTATCAGACGTACCGTGCAGATGTGCGATGCGATGCTCTACTCTTCGCCCCTGCTGGTGCGGGAATAG
- a CDS encoding anthranilate synthase component I family protein, which translates to MALEILTAYQDWEQWADGSWSLLPLIIRSVQEQPGLPASWISAWEQASPYSVVLESGKGGRYTYLGLQPVSVLEGKDGRAEVRILQMTADNAADAFQADPAELHGKPLDVLNGWMKPYLSPSVNTPGLPPFAGGCIGFLGYDVVRSLELLPSLAADNPGFPDYLFMRFEELWIYDHEDNSLYCTVHSPVTDDSRQNPSALQALYEAAVIRAEEMLGEWKQLSAASVPEEYLSQDYSRIIAAVEENGSLTGQWPGMQSDFSPEQFQQAVQDVQEYIRQGDVFQVNLSLRQEAQLKSPPEDVYEWLRRLNPSPYMGLLRSPGFALSSASPELLVKLHGDKVSARPIAGTRRRGLTPAEDAAMEAELRGSEKEIAEHIMLVDLERNDIGRVAAYGSVSVPELLTVERYSHVMHLVSQVEGRIASGKDAYAVMAALFPGGTITGAPKVRTMEIIEELEPVRRGPYTGSMGWIDYNGNMELNIIIRTLAVKDGTGYIQTGAGIVIDSEPYREYRECHNKAKAVVKAVLCSELQQESLAASRAKGGAAL; encoded by the coding sequence ATGGCTTTGGAGATTTTAACAGCGTATCAGGATTGGGAACAATGGGCTGACGGCAGCTGGAGCCTTCTGCCTTTAATTATACGGTCGGTGCAGGAGCAGCCTGGACTTCCGGCATCGTGGATAAGCGCCTGGGAGCAGGCCTCACCTTACTCAGTAGTGCTGGAGAGCGGAAAGGGCGGCCGGTATACCTATTTGGGACTGCAGCCTGTTTCTGTACTGGAGGGGAAGGACGGACGAGCGGAGGTCCGGATACTGCAGATGACAGCAGACAACGCTGCTGATGCTTTTCAGGCGGACCCTGCTGAGCTGCATGGCAAACCGCTGGATGTGCTGAATGGCTGGATGAAGCCATATCTATCTCCGTCTGTGAATACACCAGGGCTGCCGCCGTTTGCCGGGGGCTGTATCGGCTTTCTTGGCTATGATGTAGTCCGCTCCCTTGAGCTGCTGCCTTCTCTGGCTGCAGACAACCCGGGTTTTCCCGATTATCTGTTTATGCGCTTTGAAGAGCTCTGGATCTATGACCATGAGGATAATAGCCTTTACTGCACGGTTCATAGCCCGGTTACTGATGATTCCAGACAGAATCCGTCAGCGCTGCAGGCTCTCTATGAAGCGGCGGTGATACGCGCAGAAGAGATGCTTGGAGAGTGGAAGCAGCTCAGCGCTGCTTCGGTGCCGGAGGAATATTTATCGCAGGATTACAGCCGCATCATTGCTGCAGTTGAAGAAAACGGGAGCCTGACCGGTCAATGGCCGGGCATGCAGTCAGACTTCTCTCCGGAGCAGTTTCAGCAGGCTGTGCAGGATGTTCAGGAATACATCCGCCAGGGCGACGTATTCCAGGTGAACCTCTCGCTGCGTCAGGAGGCGCAGCTGAAATCCCCACCGGAGGATGTTTATGAATGGCTGCGCAGGCTCAACCCATCCCCGTACATGGGGCTGCTCCGCTCGCCTGGCTTCGCGCTTTCCAGCGCTTCGCCGGAGCTGCTCGTCAAGCTGCACGGGGACAAGGTCTCTGCCCGCCCCATTGCCGGCACCCGGCGCCGGGGCCTTACTCCCGCGGAAGACGCCGCCATGGAGGCGGAGCTGCGCGGGAGCGAGAAGGAGATCGCCGAGCATATCATGCTTGTCGATCTGGAGCGCAACGACATCGGACGTGTCGCTGCGTACGGGTCGGTCAGCGTGCCTGAGCTGCTGACCGTCGAGCGATACTCGCATGTGATGCATCTCGTCTCGCAGGTGGAGGGCCGCATCGCCTCCGGCAAGGATGCTTATGCTGTGATGGCCGCCTTATTCCCCGGCGGCACCATTACCGGCGCGCCCAAGGTGCGCACAATGGAAATCATCGAAGAGCTGGAGCCGGTACGCCGCGGGCCGTATACGGGCTCCATGGGCTGGATTGACTATAACGGCAATATGGAATTAAATATTATAATAAGAACACTGGCTGTGAAGGACGGGACAGGCTACATTCAGACAGGTGCGGGCATTGTGATCGATTCCGAGCCGTACCGCGAATACCGGGAATGCCATAACAAAGCCAAAGCAGTGGTCAAGGCGGTTCTCTGCAGCGAGCTGCAGCAAGAATCCCTGGCCGCTAGCAGAGCCAAAGGGGGAGCAGCACTATGA
- a CDS encoding type III pantothenate kinase produces the protein MMLVVDIGNTNIVLGIYRKRELLHHFRLSTARQSTVDEYGVLIHNLFQMSNMSFKDVEGVIISSVVPPLVQVIVEMCVKYIGKDPLLVGPGIKTGLNLRYENPREVGADRIVNAVAAIEQYKCPLVVVDFGTATTFDCIDAGANYLGGAIVPGLVISTEALYQRASKLPRIELEKPKKVIGRNTVHAMQAGIIFGYAGQVEGIVRRIKQEMNAPVLKVIATGGLATLIAGETDCIDEVNPMLTLEGLRIIYDRNQ, from the coding sequence ATGATGCTTGTAGTCGATATCGGCAATACTAACATCGTACTCGGCATATACCGGAAGCGTGAACTGCTGCATCATTTCCGGCTCAGCACGGCCCGCCAGTCCACAGTTGATGAATACGGTGTGCTGATTCACAATCTGTTCCAGATGTCGAATATGTCCTTTAAGGACGTGGAAGGTGTCATTATCTCCTCTGTCGTACCTCCGCTTGTTCAGGTCATTGTGGAGATGTGTGTAAAATATATCGGCAAGGACCCTCTGCTTGTAGGTCCCGGTATCAAGACCGGGCTTAACCTGCGGTATGAGAATCCCCGTGAAGTCGGTGCTGACCGGATTGTAAATGCCGTTGCCGCCATCGAACAATACAAATGCCCGCTAGTGGTGGTAGACTTCGGGACAGCGACTACATTCGACTGTATTGATGCCGGTGCCAATTACCTGGGCGGGGCCATTGTTCCGGGCCTTGTGATTTCTACCGAAGCCTTGTACCAGCGGGCATCAAAGCTGCCGCGCATTGAGCTGGAGAAGCCCAAGAAAGTGATCGGGCGCAATACCGTGCATGCTATGCAGGCCGGAATTATTTTTGGCTATGCCGGACAGGTTGAGGGAATTGTACGGAGAATCAAGCAGGAGATGAACGCACCCGTGCTGAAGGTTATCGCGACCGGAGGGCTGGCTACACTTATTGCCGGAGAGACGGATTGCATAGATGAAGTGAACCCGATGCTTACACTTGAAGGTCTGCGTATTATTTATGACCGTAATCAATAA
- a CDS encoding peptidylprolyl isomerase has protein sequence MMTRQERVLRNAVVILAVGTMVLGGLLFWSLRAMAVLKGEAVEGEPADIATAGGQPVTDREWMDELAKKHGDEVLLAMLNHIVVAKEAKALGITVTDADIEEELRRSMAGYGSEEQYYAQMLSELGLSRQEVREETVYRLTLQAVATADITISDSAIDRYLLENAERFAPKKQLQLSIIRVNTYEEADLVMDRLAQGEQFAAVAAEVSTDAESREHGGSIGTVEEDDPFWPAELLRTAAGLESGDIAGPLSAGEDYAVIRLERIIEPPGADKAEIREQVRQELALGQAAPLQQVESDLRKKYDTAIYIDNDIDNGLQD, from the coding sequence ATGATGACTAGACAGGAGCGCGTGCTGCGAAATGCCGTTGTTATCCTTGCGGTCGGTACTATGGTGCTTGGCGGACTGCTCTTCTGGAGCCTGCGGGCTATGGCTGTTCTGAAGGGAGAAGCTGTGGAGGGAGAGCCGGCAGACATTGCCACAGCGGGCGGACAGCCGGTAACGGACCGGGAATGGATGGATGAGCTTGCCAAAAAACACGGAGATGAAGTACTGCTGGCCATGCTCAATCACATTGTAGTTGCAAAAGAAGCCAAAGCGCTTGGCATTACTGTAACGGATGCTGATATTGAGGAGGAGCTCCGGCGCAGCATGGCCGGATACGGGTCTGAGGAGCAGTATTACGCGCAAATGCTGTCAGAGCTGGGCTTGTCCCGCCAGGAGGTACGCGAAGAGACGGTTTACCGGCTTACGCTTCAGGCAGTGGCGACAGCGGACATAACGATTAGCGATTCGGCAATTGACCGATATCTGTTGGAGAATGCAGAGCGCTTTGCACCTAAGAAACAGCTGCAGCTGTCCATCATTAGAGTGAATACCTATGAAGAGGCCGATCTTGTAATGGACCGGCTGGCGCAGGGTGAGCAATTCGCGGCTGTAGCCGCTGAGGTCTCAACGGATGCCGAGAGCAGAGAGCACGGCGGGAGCATCGGGACGGTGGAGGAAGATGATCCGTTCTGGCCGGCCGAGCTGCTGAGGACAGCAGCCGGGCTTGAATCCGGTGATATTGCGGGGCCCCTATCCGCCGGGGAGGATTATGCTGTAATCCGGCTTGAACGGATTATCGAGCCTCCCGGGGCGGATAAGGCAGAGATCCGGGAGCAGGTAAGGCAGGAGCTGGCGCTGGGGCAGGCAGCCCCGCTTCAGCAGGTGGAAAGCGACCTGCGCAAGAAATATGATACAGCGATATATATTGACAATGATATTGACAATGGCCTGCAAGATTGA
- the pabA gene encoding aminodeoxychorismate/anthranilate synthase component II yields the protein MILVIDNYDSFTYNLVQYLGELGEDVKVHRNDEITIGEIEAMAPDHILISPGPCTPNEAGISLELLQHFKGVIPIFGVCLGHQAIGQAFGGNVIRAERLMHGKTSPIHHNGTSVFEGMESPFTATRYHSLIVERESLPDCLEITAETAEGEIMALRHKEYPIEGVQFHPESIITDHGHTMLRNFLKRRAGEPA from the coding sequence ATGATCTTGGTCATCGATAACTATGATTCCTTTACCTATAACCTGGTGCAATACTTGGGAGAGCTTGGGGAGGATGTGAAGGTGCACCGCAATGATGAGATTACAATCGGGGAGATTGAAGCCATGGCGCCTGATCATATCCTGATTTCACCGGGACCGTGTACACCGAATGAAGCGGGGATCAGCCTTGAGCTGCTGCAGCACTTTAAGGGTGTAATCCCGATCTTTGGCGTATGTCTGGGACACCAGGCAATCGGACAGGCCTTTGGCGGGAATGTGATCCGTGCGGAGCGCCTGATGCACGGCAAAACCTCGCCGATCCACCATAACGGCACCTCTGTCTTCGAGGGTATGGAATCGCCGTTCACGGCTACAAGATACCACTCGCTGATCGTTGAGCGGGAGAGCCTGCCGGACTGCCTGGAGATTACTGCAGAGACAGCCGAAGGTGAAATTATGGCGCTGCGCCATAAGGAATACCCGATTGAAGGCGTACAATTCCACCCGGAATCCATCATTACCGATCATGGGCATACGATGCTCCGCAACTTCCTGAAACGGAGAGCCGGAGAGCCGGCATGA
- the hslO gene encoding Hsp33 family molecular chaperone HslO — protein MDNKKDRLVRGTALHGRVRAFAVRTTELVDELRRRHDTYPTATAALGRTATAAAMMGAMLKGEEKLTVMVKGNGPIGQITAESNARGEVRGYVSNPHVHLPSNSLGKLDVAGAVGTEGFIDVSKDLGLKEPYRGSVPIVSGELGDDFTYYFAISEQTPAAVGLGVLVETDNSVRVAGGFIIQLLPGLTDAEISEIEQTLSTMPSVTALLDQGLEPEEMLTYLLPDAVILDGLDIVFKCQCSRERVEQTLISLGEAELERLIEEDDEAEVVCHFCNEAYLFKKDEMQAILDQARS, from the coding sequence ATGGATAATAAAAAAGACCGGCTGGTACGGGGAACTGCACTCCACGGCAGAGTGAGGGCATTTGCGGTCCGGACGACAGAGCTTGTTGATGAGCTGCGGCGCAGACATGACACTTACCCGACAGCCACGGCTGCGCTGGGCCGTACAGCAACCGCTGCAGCCATGATGGGCGCTATGCTTAAGGGAGAAGAGAAGCTCACAGTAATGGTTAAAGGCAACGGTCCGATTGGACAGATTACCGCTGAGTCTAATGCCCGGGGGGAAGTGCGGGGCTATGTAAGCAATCCGCATGTTCATTTGCCGAGCAACAGCCTTGGGAAGCTGGATGTCGCAGGCGCTGTGGGAACGGAAGGGTTCATCGATGTCAGCAAGGATCTGGGGCTTAAGGAGCCGTATCGCGGCAGTGTACCTATTGTTTCCGGTGAGCTGGGCGATGATTTTACGTACTATTTTGCTATTTCTGAACAGACACCTGCAGCAGTCGGGCTTGGCGTGCTGGTTGAGACTGATAACTCGGTACGTGTAGCAGGCGGCTTTATTATTCAGCTGCTTCCGGGTCTTACAGATGCCGAAATCAGCGAAATTGAGCAGACACTGAGCACGATGCCTTCTGTTACGGCGCTGCTGGATCAGGGACTTGAGCCTGAGGAGATGCTGACCTATCTTTTGCCGGATGCGGTTATTCTTGACGGGCTTGATATTGTGTTTAAGTGCCAATGCTCGCGCGAGCGGGTTGAGCAGACTCTGATCAGTCTGGGCGAGGCTGAGCTGGAGCGGTTAATTGAAGAGGATGATGAGGCGGAGGTTGTATGCCATTTTTGCAACGAAGCCTATTTATTTAAGAAGGACGAAATGCAGGCGATCCTGGATCAAGCAAGATCGTAG
- the folB gene encoding dihydroneopterin aldolase translates to MDKMKLHRMEYYGYHGVFEEERKLGQRFYIDLELELDLQAAGQNDDLTQTVNYAEVHYTVKNIVETESFKLIEALAERIASVLLDTYTIINAVTVKVTKPHPPFDIHFQGVTVELRRTRK, encoded by the coding sequence ATGGATAAAATGAAGCTGCACCGCATGGAATACTACGGATATCACGGCGTGTTTGAAGAGGAGCGCAAGCTTGGGCAGCGTTTCTATATCGATCTGGAGCTTGAGCTTGACCTGCAGGCGGCAGGACAGAATGATGATCTGACCCAGACGGTGAACTATGCCGAAGTGCACTACACCGTTAAAAATATTGTCGAAACAGAGTCCTTTAAGTTAATTGAAGCTTTGGCGGAACGTATTGCATCCGTGTTACTGGACACTTATACTATTATCAATGCGGTAACGGTTAAAGTGACCAAGCCGCATCCGCCGTTCGACATTCATTTTCAGGGTGTCACTGTAGAGCTGCGCAGAACGAGAAAGTGA
- the nadB gene encoding L-aspartate oxidase codes for MIPQYLVDFNVRELPSVKTDVIVIGSGIAGLFTAIKAAEDRKVIVITKKSLMESNTRYAQGGIAAVFSKEDSPAYHRQDTLLAGAGLNSSSAVDVLVHEGPAGVHELIRLGTIFDEENGVLALTQEGAHSHRRILHANGDATGYEIVRALIEQVKQEKNIEVWDDHFVIDLITDNGECAGALVLRPNGERLFLQADATVLCSGGAGQLYRYTTNPEVATGDGVAIAYRAGAHVRDMEFIQFHPTALSYPGAPRFLISEALRGEGAVLRNIHGERFMERYHELLELAPRDIVARAIVSEMELTKSTFVYLDITHEPADMVKHRFPTIYETCMGYGLDITSDWIPVAPAAHYMMGGIKTDLNGESNIARLFACGEVSSTGVQGANRLASNSLSEAIVFGRRITERIRGLAPADWTSLSAGCNQGRTEAPIQAIVERRLKLQKVMVRYAGLRRNEGMLNKGLDELKRQLPIFGAALTRREEYEFANMLTCCLLITESALARQESRGAHYREDYPLRDDANWQKHLLQIRDLGIVEEFSDDV; via the coding sequence ATGATTCCACAATATTTAGTAGATTTCAATGTTCGCGAGCTTCCTTCAGTCAAGACAGATGTTATTGTAATCGGTTCAGGAATAGCAGGCTTGTTCACTGCAATTAAAGCCGCGGAGGACCGGAAGGTCATTGTGATTACCAAGAAATCGCTGATGGAGAGCAATACCCGGTATGCACAAGGCGGGATTGCCGCGGTGTTCTCCAAGGAGGATTCACCGGCATATCACCGGCAGGATACTTTGCTGGCAGGTGCCGGGCTTAACTCTTCATCGGCAGTTGATGTACTGGTTCATGAAGGGCCCGCGGGTGTACATGAGCTAATCCGGCTGGGCACCATATTCGATGAAGAGAACGGTGTATTGGCTTTAACCCAGGAAGGGGCGCATAGCCACCGCCGTATTTTGCATGCCAACGGAGATGCTACCGGGTATGAGATTGTACGTGCGCTTATAGAGCAGGTGAAGCAGGAAAAGAATATTGAGGTCTGGGATGATCATTTCGTCATCGATCTGATTACAGACAACGGTGAATGTGCCGGAGCGCTGGTGCTGCGGCCTAACGGGGAGCGGCTGTTCCTGCAGGCAGACGCCACCGTGCTCTGCTCGGGAGGAGCAGGTCAGTTATACCGATATACAACCAATCCTGAAGTAGCCACCGGTGACGGCGTTGCGATAGCTTACCGGGCAGGGGCCCATGTGCGTGATATGGAGTTTATCCAGTTCCATCCGACTGCGCTGAGCTATCCCGGAGCACCGCGGTTTCTGATCTCGGAGGCCTTGCGCGGGGAGGGTGCTGTACTGCGGAATATTCATGGAGAACGCTTTATGGAGCGGTATCATGAGCTGCTTGAGCTTGCACCGCGTGATATTGTCGCCCGGGCTATTGTCAGTGAGATGGAGCTGACCAAGTCAACCTTCGTCTACCTTGATATTACCCATGAGCCAGCTGATATGGTGAAGCACCGTTTTCCGACTATTTATGAGACCTGTATGGGCTATGGACTCGATATTACGAGTGACTGGATTCCTGTGGCTCCTGCTGCGCATTATATGATGGGGGGCATCAAAACTGATCTGAACGGTGAAAGCAATATCGCCCGGCTGTTTGCCTGCGGTGAGGTGTCCTCGACCGGAGTGCAGGGAGCGAACCGTTTGGCCAGCAACTCTTTGTCTGAAGCCATTGTATTCGGACGGCGGATTACGGAACGCATCCGCGGGCTTGCTCCGGCTGATTGGACCAGCCTTTCTGCCGGCTGCAATCAAGGACGTACAGAAGCTCCGATTCAGGCTATTGTGGAGCGCAGGCTGAAGCTGCAGAAGGTTATGGTGCGTTATGCCGGCTTGCGGCGTAATGAGGGAATGCTTAATAAAGGGCTGGATGAGCTGAAGCGGCAGCTGCCGATATTCGGTGCTGCACTCACCAGACGTGAGGAATATGAGTTCGCCAATATGCTTACCTGCTGTCTGCTGATTACAGAGTCTGCATTGGCACGGCAGGAGAGCCGCGGAGCCCATTACCGGGAGGATTATCCGCTGCGGGATGATGCAAACTGGCAGAAACATTTGCTCCAGATCCGTGATCTGGGCATAGTGGAGGAATTTAGCGATGATGTTTAA
- the nadC gene encoding carboxylating nicotinate-nucleotide diphosphorylase has translation MMFNGYNEELVQLIKSWLQEDVGSGDITTRTTIPAGHESKGIIHVKEAGVICGLPVAELVFEVVDPSLRFTAKVQDGQAVSKGTVIAEVEGSTHAILTGERLALNLMQRLSGIATRTAAFVEELDGLKTRLVDTRKTTPGHRMLEKYAVRVGGGANHRFGLYDAVMIKDNHIKGAGGILQAVGRARANIPHTMTIEVETESLEQVEEALAAGADIIMLDNMAPDLMKEAVRRIKTKAPHVKTEASGNVTLETIRGIAESGVDVISVGRLTYSFNSLDISLDLNARKEGTLS, from the coding sequence ATGATGTTTAACGGTTATAATGAAGAGCTGGTACAGCTGATTAAAAGCTGGCTGCAGGAGGATGTGGGCTCGGGTGATATTACAACCCGGACAACGATACCGGCAGGCCATGAATCTAAAGGTATAATCCATGTGAAGGAAGCCGGTGTCATCTGCGGTCTGCCTGTAGCTGAGCTGGTGTTTGAAGTAGTCGACCCGTCGCTCAGATTCACAGCCAAGGTTCAGGATGGCCAGGCTGTGTCGAAAGGGACAGTAATTGCCGAGGTGGAAGGAAGTACGCATGCCATTTTGACCGGTGAGCGGCTTGCGCTTAATCTAATGCAGCGGTTATCAGGTATAGCTACCCGGACTGCCGCTTTTGTTGAAGAGCTCGATGGTCTAAAGACAAGGCTGGTAGATACTCGCAAAACAACGCCGGGTCACCGGATGCTGGAGAAGTATGCTGTCCGCGTCGGGGGCGGTGCCAATCACCGGTTCGGTTTATATGATGCCGTAATGATTAAGGACAATCATATCAAGGGAGCCGGCGGCATTCTTCAGGCAGTCGGCCGGGCCCGAGCGAATATCCCGCATACCATGACTATTGAAGTGGAGACAGAGAGCCTTGAGCAGGTGGAAGAGGCGCTTGCAGCCGGTGCAGATATTATTATGCTGGACAATATGGCGCCCGATCTGATGAAGGAAGCAGTCCGGAGAATTAAAACCAAAGCTCCTCATGTCAAAACAGAAGCTTCCGGCAACGTAACGCTTGAAACCATACGCGGCATAGCTGAATCTGGTGTGGATGTGATTTCTGTAGGACGACTGACATATTCCTTTAACAGTCTGGATATCAGTCTGGATCTGAATGCCCGGAAGGAGGGAACGCTCTCATGA